A genomic region of Photobacterium swingsii contains the following coding sequences:
- the pstC gene encoding phosphate ABC transporter permease subunit PstC codes for MTIANIEKTTKMSSLRSKKTIDWRELFFKNLFMLSAALGILSLITIAYFIFREGIDAFKYAGVSGIVLGTDWLPPALYGIAPMIVASLVSTAGAVILGVPIGVLTAIFIAEVAPKRLANIIRPMIELLAGIPSVVYGFFGLVIIVPLIQNVFSVPAGNTVLAGIIVLAVMILPTVITVSETSIRAVPRTYKEGSLALGASQMFTIFKLLVPAARSGIMTGVILGIARALGETMAIIMVMGNSPAMPEGLLDSARTLTANIAIEMSYATGVHASALYATGIVLLVFIMTLNAALLYLNRERAR; via the coding sequence ATGACCATCGCAAATATTGAAAAAACGACGAAGATGTCGTCACTACGATCGAAGAAAACGATCGATTGGCGTGAACTATTCTTCAAGAACCTTTTTATGCTTAGTGCTGCACTAGGTATTTTGTCTCTGATTACAATTGCTTATTTCATCTTCCGTGAAGGTATTGATGCGTTTAAATATGCTGGTGTTTCTGGCATCGTTTTAGGCACCGACTGGTTACCACCAGCACTTTACGGTATTGCCCCTATGATTGTTGCCTCGCTGGTCTCGACAGCGGGTGCCGTTATTTTAGGTGTACCAATCGGTGTGCTTACGGCTATTTTCATCGCAGAAGTTGCCCCTAAGCGCCTAGCAAACATCATTCGACCAATGATTGAATTATTGGCGGGTATTCCATCGGTAGTTTACGGCTTCTTCGGCCTAGTGATTATCGTTCCTCTGATTCAAAATGTGTTTTCAGTACCTGCTGGTAACACAGTACTAGCCGGTATTATCGTCCTTGCAGTGATGATTCTTCCTACTGTAATTACCGTTTCTGAAACATCGATTCGCGCTGTGCCTCGCACATACAAAGAAGGTTCTTTGGCGTTAGGTGCTTCACAGATGTTCACCATCTTCAAACTGCTCGTTCCAGCAGCACGATCTGGCATCATGACTGGCGTTATCTTGGGTATCGCTCGTGCTCTGGGTGAAACCATGGCGATTATTATGGTAATGGGTAACTCGCCAGCTATGCCTGAAGGCTTGCTAGATTCAGCACGAACGCTGACCGCAAACATCGCGATTGAGATGTCATACGCAACAGGTGTTCACGCAAGTGCACTGTACGCAACGGGTATTGTTCTTTTAGTCTTCATCATGACGTTGAACGCTGCGCTTCTTTACCTAAACCGTGAGCGCGCGAGGTAA
- the pstA gene encoding phosphate ABC transporter permease PstA, translated as MALQATNTAHQLLKDKISLGVIWASAAVTVGFLLWVVWYILSNGLSYVDWSFITSNYTTIGQESGIWPMIVSTLYMVAASIAVAAPLGIMTAIYLTEYAKVGSKLVKVIRFCTESLAGIPSIIYGLFGMTFFVVVLGFGYSILSGALTLSILILPVIIRTTEEALMAVPQTYREGSYGLGASKIYTIWRLILPSAMPGIVTSIILSVGRVIGESAPVFMTAGMVARVPESVFDSGRTLTVHLYKLTQELYTIHEWQQAYATATILIVIVLVINLLTKLIASRFNTATY; from the coding sequence ATGGCTTTACAAGCAACGAATACAGCACATCAGCTGCTTAAAGATAAAATTTCGTTAGGTGTTATTTGGGCATCAGCGGCAGTAACCGTTGGCTTCTTACTTTGGGTTGTTTGGTACATCCTAAGTAACGGCCTATCGTACGTAGATTGGTCTTTCATTACTTCTAACTACACCACCATAGGTCAAGAGTCTGGTATTTGGCCAATGATCGTCTCAACCCTATATATGGTTGCGGCTTCTATCGCAGTTGCTGCACCACTGGGGATCATGACGGCAATTTACTTAACTGAATACGCAAAAGTAGGCAGTAAGTTAGTTAAAGTTATCCGTTTTTGTACTGAATCGTTGGCAGGTATTCCGTCGATTATCTACGGCCTGTTTGGTATGACATTCTTCGTTGTTGTACTTGGCTTTGGCTACTCGATTCTGTCTGGTGCATTAACACTGAGTATTCTTATTCTGCCGGTAATTATCCGTACTACGGAAGAAGCGTTAATGGCAGTACCTCAGACTTACCGTGAAGGTTCTTATGGTCTGGGCGCTTCAAAAATCTACACCATCTGGAGACTTATTTTACCGAGTGCTATGCCTGGTATCGTAACCTCTATCATCCTCAGCGTTGGTCGTGTAATTGGTGAATCAGCACCGGTATTCATGACAGCAGGCATGGTTGCCCGCGTACCAGAGAGCGTTTTCGACTCTGGCCGTACGCTAACCGTTCACCTGTACAAGTTGACCCAAGAGCTCTACACCATTCACGAATGGCAACAAGCCTACGCAACGGCAACCATTCTGATTGTAATTGTTCTTGTTATTAACTTATTAACCAAACTGATTGCTAGCCGTTTCAATACTGCGACTTACTAA
- the pstB gene encoding phosphate ABC transporter ATP-binding protein PstB, with protein sequence MNKFDIQDLDLYYGSNQALKKINLPIPNRQVTALIGPSGCGKSTLLRCLNRMNDLIEGVKIDGNLTMDGENVYGNIDVSQLRIKVGMVFQKPNPFPMSIYENVAYGLRAQGIKDKKELDKVVEQSLRGAALWDEVKDRLKSHAFGLSGGQQQRLCIARTIAMQPEVILMDEPTSALDPIATKKIEDLMESLKKEFTIVIVTHSMQQARRISDRTAFFLMGELVEHDDTQALFNNPGDDRTRGYVNGDFG encoded by the coding sequence ATGAACAAATTTGATATCCAAGATCTAGACCTATACTACGGTTCGAACCAAGCACTTAAAAAGATTAACCTGCCAATTCCAAACCGCCAGGTAACAGCATTAATTGGCCCATCTGGCTGTGGTAAATCAACGCTACTTCGTTGCTTAAACCGCATGAACGACCTGATCGAAGGCGTAAAAATCGACGGTAACCTAACCATGGATGGCGAGAACGTTTACGGCAACATCGATGTTTCTCAGCTACGTATTAAAGTTGGCATGGTGTTCCAAAAGCCGAACCCATTCCCTATGAGCATCTACGAAAACGTGGCTTACGGCCTACGTGCTCAAGGCATTAAAGATAAGAAAGAATTAGACAAAGTGGTTGAACAATCACTACGCGGTGCAGCATTGTGGGATGAAGTAAAAGATCGTCTTAAATCGCACGCCTTTGGTCTTTCAGGTGGTCAGCAACAACGTCTGTGTATTGCTCGTACGATTGCTATGCAGCCTGAAGTTATCCTTATGGATGAACCAACATCGGCACTGGATCCAATCGCAACCAAGAAGATTGAAGATTTGATGGAGTCACTCAAAAAAGAGTTCACCATCGTTATCGTGACCCACTCCATGCAGCAAGCACGTCGTATTTCAGACCGTACAGCCTTCTTCCTGATGGGCGAGCTGGTTGAACACGATGACACACAAGCACTATTCAACAACCCAGGCGATGACCGTACCCGCGGTTACGTCAATGGTGATTTCGGCTAA